One part of the Eucalyptus grandis isolate ANBG69807.140 chromosome 10, ASM1654582v1, whole genome shotgun sequence genome encodes these proteins:
- the LOC104423456 gene encoding beta-glucosidase BoGH3B: MAKLSFLSMGVILFLCCCSVIAGMAPADPGYSKYKDPSQPVHARIRDLMRRMTLQEKIGQMTQVDSSVVTPEILKNYSIGSVLSGGGVSPFPRAKARDWMDMVNRFQNSSLSSRLGIPIIYGIDAVHGHNNVYQATIFPHNVGLGATRDPDLVKRIGAATALEVRATGINYAFAPCIAACRDPRWGRCYESYSEDPSIVKAMTSIIPGLQGEIPAGGRKGVPYLGGKDKVLACAKHYVGDGGTTRGINENNTVTDWHGLLSIHMPGYYKAIIEGVSTIMVSYSSWNGMKMHANRFLVTDFLKNTLKFRGFVISDWKGIDKITTPPGANYTYSVQMGISAGIDMVMVPFNHTVFIDALTQLVNDNVIPMSRIDDAVERILRVKFMMGLFENPLGDQTYLSQLGSQDHRDLAREAVRKSLVLLKNGQNADPPVLPLAKNASKILVAGSHANNLGYQCGGWTITWQGGSGNNLTSGTTILGAISKAVDLETEVVFSENPDADFVKSHNFSYAIVVVGELPYAETAGDSKNLTLADRGEDIISKVCSSVKCVVVVVSGRPVTIEPLVANMDALVAAWLPGSEGEGVADVLFGDYGFTGKSPMTWFKTVDQLPMNVGDPHYDPLFPLGFGLATEPTGGQ; this comes from the exons ATGGCAAAGCTTTCGTTCCTTTCAATGGGAGTGATCCTCTTCCTGTGCTGTTGCTCGGTGATCGCCGGAATGGCGCCAGCCGATCCAGGCTACTCGAAGTACAAGGACCCCAGTCAACCCGTCCATGCGCGGATCAGAGACCTCATGCGAAGAATGACCCTTCAAGAAAAGATTGGCCAGATGACGCAGGTCGACTCCTCGGTGGTCACCCCCGAAATCCTGAAAAACTACTCCATCGGCAGCGTGCTCAGCGGCGGAGGGGTCTCTCCGTTCCCCAGAGCCAAGGCTCGAGACTGGATGGACATGGTGAATAGGTTCCAAAACAGTTCTCTCTCTAGTCGCCTTGGGATCCCGATTATCTATGGCATCGATGCGGTCCACGGGCACAACAACGTGTACCAAGCCACCATATTCCCGCATAACGTTGGTCTCGGGGCTACGAG GGATCCGGATCTCGTGAAAAGAATCGGGGCTGCAACCGCACTTGAAGTCAGGGCGACAGGGATTAATTATGCGTTTGCGCCATGCATTGCC GCATGCAGAGACCCAAGATGGGGCAGGTGCTATGAGAGCTATAGCGAGGATCCATCCATTGTTAAAGCCATGACGTCAATCATCCCCGGATTGCAAGGAGAAATTCCTGCCGGCGGGCGAAAGGGAGTGCCTTATCTCGGCGGAAA AGACAAGGTTTTGGCCTGTGCAAAGCACTATGTGGGAGACGGCGGCACCACGAGGGGCATCAATGAGAACAACACAGTGACTGATTGGCATGGACTGCTGAGCATTCACATGCCCGGTTATTACAAAGCCATAATCGAGGGCGTCTCAACGATCATGGTCTCATATTCGAGCTGGAACGGAATGAAGATGCACGCTAACCGCTTTCTCGTCACGGACTTCCTCAAGAACACCTTGAAGTTTAGG GGCTTTGTAATATCCGATTGGAAAGGAATCGATAAGATCACCACCCCGCCTGGAGCAAATTACACATACTCTGTTCAGATGGGGATAAGTGCAGGGATTGACATG GTCATGGTTCCCTTCAATCATACGGTGTTCATTGATGCCCTGACCCAACTGGTCAATGACAATGTGATCCCCATGAGCCGTATTGACGACGCCGTCGAGAGGATCTTGAGGGTGAAGTTCATGATGGGCCTATTTGAGAATCCTCTGGGTGATCAAACCTATCTTTCCCAACTTGGAAGCCAG GATCATAGGGATTTAGCAAGGGAAGCAGTCAGGAAGTCACTAGTTCTGCTGAAGAACGGGCAAAATGCTGATCCCCCGGTGTTGCCGCTCGCCAAGAACGCCTCTAAGATACTCGTCGCCGGGAGTCATGCCAACAATCTGGGCTATCAATGTGGTGGTTGGACCATCACTTGGCAAGGTGGAAGTGGCAACAATTTAACCAGTG GGACCACCATCCTAGGCGCGATAAGTAAGGCTGTGGACCTTGAAACAGAGGTTGTCTTCAGCGAGAACCCCGACGCTGACTTCGTCAAGTCACACAACTTCTCATACGCTATCGTTGTGGTCGGGGAGCTGCCCTACGCGGAGACAGCTGGGGATAGCAAGAACCTGACGCTGGCTGACCGGGGCGAGGACATCATCTCCAAGGTGTGCTCATCGGTGAAGTGCGTGGTGGTCGTGGTTTCGGGGAGGCCAGTCACGATCGAGCCGCTTGTGGCGAACATGGACGCACTGGTGGCCGCGTGGCTGCCGGGGAGCGAGGGGGAAGGGGTGGCCGACGTCTTGTTCGGGGACTACGGATTCACCGGGAAGTCGCCGATGACATGGTTCAAGACCGTGGATCAGCTTCCAATGAACGTGGGCGACCCTCACTACGATCCGCTCTTCCCACTGGGCTTCGGCCTTGCCACCGAGCCCACTGGGGGACAGTGA